One genomic region from Leptolyngbyaceae cyanobacterium JSC-12 encodes:
- a CDS encoding hypothetical protein (IMG reference gene:2510098360~PFAM: SNARE associated Golgi protein): MARSYITKLGFWLKVLLTMSLVIALVAISQQFNLQQLVQDTLLWIKNLGVVGIIAFVLIYNLATLLLIPGSLLTLGGGALYGVFWGSVYVVIAAMLGAITAFLIGRYHTRSWVSQKLQGYPKFQAIDQAVAREGLKIVFLTRLSPIFPFNLLNYSFGITCVSLRDYVIGSVGMIPGSVMYVYLGSLAGDIATLGMPQELSPQVQGIRWFMKIVGFLATFAVTLYITRIAKKALNHTVHPRNQEYDNFH; this comes from the coding sequence ATGGCGCGATCTTACATCACAAAACTTGGGTTTTGGCTGAAAGTGCTACTAACTATGAGTTTAGTAATTGCTCTGGTAGCTATCTCTCAGCAGTTTAATCTGCAACAACTGGTGCAAGATACTCTACTCTGGATCAAAAATTTAGGAGTGGTAGGAATTATTGCCTTCGTACTGATCTACAATCTGGCGACCCTTTTGCTCATTCCGGGATCACTATTAACTTTGGGGGGTGGAGCACTTTACGGTGTGTTCTGGGGGTCGGTTTATGTAGTTATTGCCGCAATGTTAGGAGCAATCACTGCCTTCCTGATTGGACGTTATCATACAAGAAGCTGGGTCAGTCAAAAGTTGCAAGGGTATCCTAAATTTCAAGCCATTGATCAAGCAGTTGCCCGAGAAGGATTAAAGATTGTTTTCTTAACCCGCCTGTCTCCAATTTTTCCTTTCAATCTTCTGAATTATAGCTTTGGTATCACTTGTGTTTCGTTAAGAGATTATGTGATTGGTTCAGTAGGGATGATTCCTGGTAGTGTGATGTATGTTTACCTCGGTTCTTTAGCAGGGGATATTGCCACGTTAGGGATGCCGCAAGAACTCAGTCCGCAAGTGCAAGGGATACGGTGGTTCATGAAAATTGTGGGCTTTCTTGCTACCTTTGCAGTGACTCTCTACATAACGCGTATTGCCAAAAAAGCCTTAAATCACACAGTGCATCCGAGGAATCAAGAATATGACAACTTCCATTAG
- a CDS encoding hypothetical protein (IMG reference gene:2510098361): protein MATPTSYLQTLSQDEAIAFITSLQKVKVYLSSELEWMTQQVQQKTTQLQGIETLLSEAISLGLLTSDANLPPDAGIGIPTPPASTVKLSSASINDSPPNGNAASTLNLETASSHPAAPSIPSVSASATPQASNNKNQTVNSSSTQSPVKSTVSHKSSVAKTKGSGSSLKSASKGSRLTKNKELRELLVPRFRGGTLTDAVAQILENATKPLHLNELLSEMYGTLSADDFKRAKVSLANVLSIGKNEGKWKNLGQGMYTSNTTAKS from the coding sequence GTGGCAACTCCAACATCCTATCTACAAACCTTGTCTCAGGACGAAGCGATCGCATTTATTACCTCATTACAGAAGGTGAAAGTTTATCTAAGTAGCGAACTTGAATGGATGACTCAACAGGTTCAGCAAAAAACAACCCAACTCCAGGGAATTGAAACGCTTTTATCTGAGGCGATCTCGTTAGGATTACTCACTTCAGATGCGAATTTGCCACCGGATGCAGGAATTGGGATTCCAACGCCTCCCGCGTCAACTGTTAAACTCAGTTCTGCGAGCATTAATGATAGTCCTCCCAACGGCAACGCTGCCTCTACTCTCAATCTGGAGACAGCATCATCCCATCCTGCAGCACCCAGCATTCCCTCAGTATCCGCCTCCGCGACTCCACAAGCTTCTAATAACAAAAACCAGACAGTTAATAGCTCAAGTACCCAGAGTCCGGTAAAATCAACCGTATCTCACAAGTCGAGTGTAGCGAAAACGAAAGGCTCTGGCAGTTCTCTCAAATCAGCCAGTAAAGGGAGCCGTTTAACGAAGAACAAAGAGTTGCGAGAATTATTGGTCCCCCGGTTTAGAGGGGGTACGCTTACTGATGCGGTTGCCCAAATCTTAGAAAATGCTACCAAGCCACTTCACTTAAACGAGCTATTGAGTGAAATGTACGGAACACTATCCGCTGACGATTTTAAGCGAGCAAAAGTTTCTTTAGCCAATGTGCTATCCATTGGTAAAAATGAAGGTAAGTGGAAAAATTTAGGGCAAGGGATGTACACATCTAATACTACTGCGAAGTCTTAG
- a CDS encoding signal transduction histidine kinase (IMG reference gene:2510098362~PFAM: Histidine kinase-, DNA gyrase B-, and HSP90-like ATPase; His Kinase A (phosphoacceptor) domain; CHASE3 domain): MGGYSLLLIFYVSPTFNIDFHASNPMASSALKWSIERRWVTAAFCLALLFMILVNFFSYQNATQLITSQVQVKQTNEILTALINVSETLTDIETRRWRYFLLGEKTDLDQYDQAMQRLITKLEQLRQPFADTPTQEQRLDILETLIQQRRDLVEQSIDLYPKPRSLLSSAHPLVIQTNQNQAHIRQIITELQTQEEQILQNQVDQFQANSHIRMAIENLGTILTFIGLFGVYTLLYRQMFKRQQLEQVQQKLAQEKELGELKLQFFSMVSHEFRTPLSVISGSSQLLKEKLASLVEPDKLKNLLQIQASAKLMTQLLNDILTLARADAGKLECKPELLEMQFFCLNLIEDIQVFSEQPRVIKFDKFGTRTYAYLDEKLLYSILSNLLSNAIKYSSPNSTVYFTLICEPEVVMFQVKDEGIGIPKEEQAEIFEPFRRGRNASSVTGSGLGMAVVKKCLDLHQGQLSMESEVGIGTIFTVKIPQTKQSSLFASQ; encoded by the coding sequence ATGGGCGGTTATTCTCTATTGCTCATTTTTTACGTCAGTCCTACATTCAATATAGATTTTCATGCTTCTAATCCAATGGCTTCCAGTGCTTTAAAGTGGTCAATTGAACGAAGATGGGTGACTGCCGCATTCTGTCTGGCGTTACTATTCATGATATTGGTTAACTTTTTTTCTTATCAAAATGCAACTCAACTGATTACAAGTCAGGTGCAGGTGAAGCAAACTAATGAAATTCTCACAGCGCTGATCAATGTCTCTGAAACTCTGACAGATATTGAAACTCGGCGCTGGCGTTATTTTTTGCTGGGTGAAAAGACGGATCTAGATCAGTATGATCAAGCTATGCAACGATTGATCACGAAATTAGAACAGTTACGCCAACCATTTGCTGATACCCCAACCCAAGAGCAACGGCTGGATATCTTAGAAACATTGATTCAGCAGCGTCGAGATCTGGTTGAGCAATCGATTGACCTATACCCGAAACCGCGATCGCTGCTCTCGTCGGCTCATCCCTTAGTAATCCAAACGAATCAAAATCAGGCACACATTCGGCAGATAATCACTGAGTTGCAAACCCAAGAAGAACAAATTCTACAAAATCAGGTTGACCAATTTCAGGCAAACTCTCACATTCGCATGGCAATTGAAAACCTGGGGACAATCCTGACATTTATTGGACTTTTTGGAGTTTATACATTACTGTATCGCCAAATGTTTAAGCGGCAACAATTAGAACAGGTACAACAGAAATTAGCACAGGAAAAAGAGCTTGGTGAATTAAAACTTCAGTTCTTTTCAATGGTTTCGCATGAATTCCGTACACCATTAAGCGTAATTTCTGGGTCATCTCAGTTGCTAAAAGAAAAACTTGCAAGCTTAGTTGAACCGGATAAATTGAAAAACTTATTGCAAATTCAAGCGTCGGCTAAACTCATGACCCAATTACTGAATGATATTTTAACTCTAGCAAGAGCCGATGCTGGGAAGTTAGAATGCAAACCTGAATTGCTAGAAATGCAATTTTTCTGCCTGAACCTGATTGAGGATATCCAGGTTTTTAGCGAACAACCCCGTGTCATCAAATTTGATAAGTTTGGAACTCGGACCTATGCTTACCTGGATGAAAAATTGCTTTACTCGATCTTGAGTAATCTTCTCTCAAATGCTATTAAGTATTCCTCTCCAAACAGCACTGTTTACTTTACCTTGATCTGTGAACCAGAGGTAGTAATGTTCCAGGTTAAAGATGAGGGAATTGGTATTCCTAAAGAAGAACAGGCTGAAATCTTTGAACCTTTTCGACGGGGCAGAAATGCGAGTAGTGTGACAGGAAGCGGTTTGGGAATGGCAGTGGTGAAGAAGTGCCTGGATCTTCATCAGGGGCAACTAAGTATGGAAAGTGAGGTAGGAATTGGTACTATATTCACAGTTAAAATACCACAGACAAAGCAAAGTTCATTATTTGCCAGTCAGTAA
- a CDS encoding response regulator with CheY-like receiver domain and winged-helix DNA-binding domain (IMG reference gene:2510098363~PFAM: Response regulator receiver domain; Transcriptional regulatory protein, C terminal), translated as MRILVVEDDLGIAELLTEALTNRQYEVDIAQDGEAAWTLIHALDYDLIVLDLTLPKIDGIRLCQQIRERGATARNAAIPIIILTARDMIADKIIGLDAGADDYMVKPFDIEELMARIRALLRRGSPTANPTLAWGDLRLNPSTYEATYQETPLNLTPKEFALLELLLSSGRRVMSRPIIIEKLWLPEETPTEEAVKTHIRTLRQKLRAANAPDDLIETVHGMGYRLKQLT; from the coding sequence ATGCGTATCTTGGTTGTTGAAGACGATCTAGGAATTGCTGAACTACTGACAGAAGCATTAACAAACCGTCAGTATGAAGTTGATATAGCACAGGATGGAGAAGCCGCCTGGACTTTGATTCACGCCTTAGACTATGACCTGATTGTTCTAGATCTAACCTTACCCAAGATAGATGGAATCAGGCTCTGTCAGCAAATTCGAGAACGAGGAGCCACCGCCCGCAATGCTGCTATCCCAATCATCATACTAACCGCACGAGATATGATCGCCGACAAAATCATTGGATTAGACGCTGGAGCCGATGATTACATGGTCAAACCGTTTGATATTGAAGAACTGATGGCTCGCATTCGGGCTTTGTTACGTCGAGGCAGCCCTACAGCAAATCCAACCTTAGCATGGGGCGACCTTCGACTGAATCCCAGTACTTATGAAGCAACCTACCAAGAAACTCCCCTGAATTTGACTCCCAAAGAGTTTGCTTTGTTAGAACTCTTGCTTTCTAGCGGTCGCCGGGTAATGAGCCGTCCAATTATTATCGAAAAGCTCTGGCTACCGGAAGAAACCCCAACCGAGGAAGCGGTGAAGACCCATATTCGGACTTTACGGCAAAAGCTAAGAGCAGCGAATGCACCCGATGACTTGATTGAAACCGTTCATGGAATGGGTTATCGCCTAAAACAATTAACGTAA
- a CDS encoding P-type ATPase, translocating (IMG reference gene:2510098364~PFAM: E1-E2 ATPase; Cation transporting ATPase, C-terminus; Cation transporter/ATPase, N-terminus; haloacid dehalogenase-like hydrolase~TIGRFAM: ATPase, P-type (transporting), HAD superfamily, subfamily IC; potassium and/or sodium efflux P-type ATPase, fungal-type): MQAIAPSNQSHPTYHELSNLEIIQYLATDANQGLTHTEVTQRQHQYGLNELATKPVKPAWIRFLLQFNQSLLYILIIAGAIKAFLGSWTNAAVIWGVTVINAVIGFVQESKAEGAIAALAKVVTTEATVIRAGRKQVIPSSELVPGDLVLLTSGDKVPADLRLLTVRGLQVDESALTGESVPVEKSTQPLPADTPLAERTNLAYAGSFVTFGQGTGIVIATGNRTEVGQISQSLDQRQHLSTPLTRKFAKFSQALLYIILSLASFTFFVGLGRGKTWAEMFEAAVALAVSAIPEGLPAVVTVTLAIGVNRMARRHAIIRKLPAVETLGGATVICSDKTGTLTENQMTVQAIYAGGHLYHVSGLGYAPEGKVCTEAGEAIAEDHATVIDLRRLPALQSCLIAGALCNDSHLEWQDHQWGLVGDPTEGALIVAAQKAGLEQKQLNEWLPRLDSIPFESQFQYMATLHQGIDGHIIYMKGSLEAVLNRCQAMRNVAGHAIPIERKSLEIEAERLAEQGLRVLAFAEKLVPQHQTTLDHIDLEGGLTFLGLQGMIDPPREETIAAVSACQSAGIQVKMITGDHLTTATAIAKRIGLNKEGKLLGFTGQQLAEMTDSDLSQAIESASVFARVAPAQKLRLVETLQAKGEIVAMTGDGVNDAPALKQADIGIAMGKAGTDVAREAADMLLTDDNFASIEAAVEEGRTVYQNLRKAIAFILPVNGGESMTILISALLGRDLPILSLQVLWLNMVNSVAMTVPLAFEPKSKRTMAQPPRNPKEPLLTGKLLQRIAAVSVFNWVLIFGMFEWARQTTGNIAIARTMAIQALVAGRIIYLLSVSHLGTAIADRLRGRKTSFKDAAAIGIGMLGAIALQIVFSQWNVMNALFATAPLTLYQWVICLIPVLPMIVLAIVVNRLDPTD; encoded by the coding sequence ATGCAAGCGATCGCACCTTCTAATCAATCCCATCCTACCTACCATGAGCTTTCTAATTTAGAGATCATTCAGTACTTGGCAACTGATGCAAATCAGGGCTTAACCCATACTGAAGTCACTCAACGACAGCACCAGTACGGGTTAAATGAGCTGGCGACAAAGCCTGTCAAACCCGCCTGGATACGATTTTTACTGCAATTCAATCAGTCTTTGCTGTATATCCTAATCATCGCCGGAGCAATCAAAGCGTTCCTTGGCTCATGGACAAATGCGGCTGTGATTTGGGGAGTTACTGTAATCAACGCCGTTATTGGCTTTGTGCAGGAATCAAAAGCAGAAGGCGCGATCGCCGCCTTAGCAAAAGTCGTCACCACAGAAGCCACAGTGATTCGAGCGGGAAGAAAGCAGGTCATTCCATCATCAGAACTAGTTCCGGGAGATCTGGTTCTCCTAACCTCTGGAGATAAGGTTCCGGCCGACTTGCGATTACTCACAGTGCGCGGCTTGCAGGTGGATGAATCCGCCTTGACTGGCGAATCTGTACCAGTCGAAAAATCAACCCAGCCCTTACCTGCAGACACGCCGCTGGCAGAACGCACCAACCTAGCCTATGCTGGTAGTTTTGTTACCTTTGGGCAGGGAACTGGGATTGTGATAGCAACTGGTAACCGTACTGAAGTAGGGCAGATTTCACAATCACTTGATCAACGCCAACATCTGAGTACGCCGCTCACTCGGAAGTTTGCCAAGTTTAGCCAAGCCCTACTGTATATCATCCTGTCTCTTGCATCATTTACCTTTTTTGTGGGTCTGGGACGGGGAAAAACCTGGGCAGAGATGTTTGAGGCAGCCGTTGCCCTGGCAGTGAGTGCTATACCAGAGGGCTTACCCGCTGTTGTTACGGTGACCCTGGCGATTGGGGTGAATCGGATGGCACGTCGTCATGCTATTATCCGCAAATTGCCAGCGGTTGAAACACTCGGTGGTGCCACTGTAATTTGTTCTGACAAAACTGGTACCCTGACCGAAAACCAAATGACAGTGCAGGCAATTTATGCGGGTGGGCATTTATATCATGTTAGTGGTTTAGGGTATGCACCAGAGGGCAAAGTTTGCACTGAAGCAGGAGAAGCGATCGCAGAAGATCATGCTACCGTCATTGATTTGCGAAGACTGCCCGCTTTGCAGAGCTGTTTGATTGCTGGTGCGCTCTGTAATGACTCGCATTTAGAATGGCAAGACCATCAGTGGGGATTAGTTGGTGACCCAACTGAAGGAGCATTGATTGTTGCGGCTCAAAAAGCAGGACTGGAACAGAAACAGCTCAACGAATGGTTGCCCCGTTTAGACAGCATTCCATTTGAGTCGCAATTTCAATACATGGCAACATTGCATCAGGGAATAGATGGTCACATCATTTACATGAAAGGGTCTCTGGAAGCCGTTTTGAATCGGTGTCAGGCAATGCGAAATGTTGCTGGTCACGCAATTCCGATTGAGCGTAAATCTCTGGAGATAGAGGCTGAACGCCTGGCTGAACAAGGCTTACGGGTATTGGCATTTGCTGAAAAATTAGTCCCTCAACATCAGACAACATTGGATCATATTGACCTGGAGGGAGGGCTAACGTTTTTGGGATTACAAGGCATGATTGATCCACCTCGTGAGGAAACGATCGCAGCCGTTAGTGCCTGCCAGTCTGCTGGAATTCAAGTCAAAATGATCACGGGTGACCATTTGACGACGGCAACCGCGATCGCGAAACGTATTGGCTTGAACAAAGAAGGAAAACTTCTGGGCTTCACTGGGCAGCAGTTAGCAGAAATGACTGATTCTGACCTGTCGCAAGCTATTGAATCAGCCTCAGTATTTGCCCGAGTTGCCCCAGCTCAAAAGCTGCGTTTGGTAGAAACCTTACAGGCTAAAGGCGAAATTGTTGCAATGACGGGAGATGGAGTGAATGACGCTCCCGCCTTAAAGCAGGCTGACATTGGTATTGCCATGGGGAAAGCGGGAACCGATGTTGCTAGGGAAGCGGCAGATATGCTGCTGACGGACGATAATTTTGCTTCAATTGAAGCGGCTGTCGAAGAAGGACGCACAGTCTATCAAAACTTGCGCAAAGCGATCGCGTTCATTTTGCCGGTCAATGGTGGCGAGTCGATGACAATTTTGATCAGTGCCCTACTTGGCAGAGATTTGCCCATTCTTTCATTGCAAGTGCTGTGGCTGAATATGGTCAACTCGGTGGCAATGACTGTACCGCTGGCATTTGAGCCAAAGTCTAAGCGCACAATGGCGCAGCCTCCTCGAAATCCCAAAGAACCGCTACTAACTGGTAAGTTGCTTCAGCGAATTGCTGCCGTCTCAGTATTCAACTGGGTGTTGATCTTTGGCATGTTCGAATGGGCACGGCAAACGACAGGAAACATTGCGATCGCTCGGACAATGGCAATTCAGGCACTTGTTGCCGGACGGATTATTTATTTACTGAGTGTCAGTCACTTGGGTACTGCAATTGCAGATAGACTACGCGGCAGAAAGACATCGTTTAAGGATGCCGCTGCAATTGGAATAGGAATGTTGGGAGCGATCGCCTTGCAAATTGTGTTCAGTCAATGGAACGTAATGAATGCGCTCTTTGCTACTGCCCCCCTTACTCTTTATCAATGGGTCATCTGCCTGATCCCCGTTCTCCCAATGATTGTTTTAGCGATCGTCGTGAATCGTCTTGATCCAACTGATTAA
- a CDS encoding putative ABC-type transport system, permease component (IMG reference gene:2510098365~PFAM: Exopolysaccharide synthesis, ExoD) translates to MAQLSKDLYRFFIEEPSVDHVTLADVLKLAGERTFGFLFVLLALPSALPVPAAGYSVPFGIVMFLLATQLISGATTPWLPPRIMNHSIPLSRVQGFVKSGIPWMQRIERFSKPRLTPVCTSRTGRAVIGLAIALMAISMMIPIPGTNTLPAIGIFITGFGLLDDDGAISLAGLVVCLIGASLTLSILYALVMGGTSLYDWLKNGFKSLFK, encoded by the coding sequence ATGGCTCAACTTTCGAAAGATCTGTATCGCTTTTTCATTGAAGAACCTTCTGTTGACCATGTTACCTTGGCGGATGTACTGAAATTGGCGGGAGAACGTACCTTTGGGTTCTTGTTTGTGCTGTTGGCATTGCCCTCTGCTTTACCTGTTCCGGCAGCAGGATACTCGGTTCCGTTCGGCATCGTGATGTTTTTATTGGCAACGCAGTTGATTAGTGGTGCTACAACTCCCTGGTTGCCTCCGCGCATTATGAATCATTCTATCCCGCTAAGCCGGGTGCAAGGCTTTGTAAAGTCAGGGATACCCTGGATGCAGCGAATTGAGAGATTTTCCAAGCCTCGCCTTACGCCAGTTTGTACCAGTCGAACGGGGCGAGCAGTGATTGGTTTAGCGATCGCCCTGATGGCAATCTCAATGATGATCCCAATTCCAGGTACGAACACCTTGCCAGCGATCGGGATTTTTATTACGGGTTTTGGTCTGTTGGATGACGATGGCGCTATTAGCCTAGCAGGATTGGTAGTCTGTCTCATCGGTGCATCCCTGACACTATCTATTCTCTATGCCTTAGTGATGGGGGGGACGAGCCTTTATGATTGGCTCAAAAATGGGTTCAAGAGCTTGTTTAAGTAG
- a CDS encoding hypothetical protein (IMG reference gene:2510098366), whose product MAMSKLKQSLDELNTGWAVNIYTSDRRLLCTLNPSHAWAFALGICLGGFIMLSWSSSDRAPIQPPSITSPGTAPLAID is encoded by the coding sequence ATGGCAATGAGTAAACTCAAACAGAGTTTGGATGAATTGAATACAGGATGGGCAGTGAATATCTATACTAGCGATCGCCGCTTGCTCTGCACGCTGAACCCATCTCATGCTTGGGCATTTGCGCTCGGTATTTGTCTGGGTGGATTCATAATGCTGAGCTGGAGCAGTAGTGATCGCGCTCCAATTCAACCTCCGTCAATCACTTCCCCTGGCACTGCTCCCTTAGCGATTGACTGA
- a CDS encoding Kef-type K+ transport system, membrane component (IMG reference gene:2510098367~PFAM: Universal stress protein family; Sodium/hydrogen exchanger family), with protein sequence MTYFWNLFAISLPSLRGLLPSSPITDPVAIFLIIMAIMLVAPLLFERVRLPGIVGLIVAGVIVGPHGFGLLERDSTIVLLGTVGLLFLMFMAGLETSLDDLKYNADKATIFGIVTFAVPMSLGVVAMMLLGYPFLASVLVASCFASHTLLALPIVSKLGVMRSPSVTVTLGGTLITNVLALLVLAVVVKAHQGNLSLEFWLFLIPSLALYTVGTLWGVPRLGRWFFRRFGHDEGAEFTFVVATLFVVSYLAKLIEIEPIIGAFLAGIAITQLIPQLSPLMNRIQFIGNTLFVPFFLISVGMLVNPLILFQEPKSLLVAVVMVSVALAAKFLPAWGSGKLFRFDFSNIMVMFGLSVAQAASTLAAITVAYKIKLVDQLTVNGTIAMILVTCIASPWITDRWGRSMKSSSATAHQPQLADSPRQSPLRYRILVPVANPSTEDNLLQLALILAKSSNGTLLPLHILTDTYGPISVEAKLEQERLLATAETIAHAAVTDVEAIGRVDDSIDKGILRTAQERHANLIICGWKGYSTYRDNFFGSVIDNVARRTPVPMLITRFMQPIESTQRVFLAISEGETLAASFQQTLVLTQTLATELKAKLQILQVVTNPRSLHSQEIPGLDADIPVQRVQGNFVNQVSRILERDDLLVLTHNAHPELIGIPTLGVEPEAIARQHPDVSIIIAHFPRQG encoded by the coding sequence ATGACTTACTTCTGGAATTTGTTTGCAATCAGCTTGCCATCATTACGTGGGCTACTGCCGTCTAGTCCAATTACGGATCCGGTCGCCATTTTTCTGATTATTATGGCGATCATGCTAGTGGCCCCCTTACTGTTTGAACGGGTACGGTTACCGGGCATTGTTGGTTTAATTGTGGCGGGAGTCATTGTTGGTCCCCACGGATTCGGTTTACTGGAGCGAGACAGCACGATTGTGTTATTAGGAACGGTTGGACTGTTGTTCCTGATGTTTATGGCAGGGTTGGAAACCAGCCTGGATGACTTGAAATATAACGCTGATAAAGCCACTATTTTTGGCATTGTAACGTTTGCGGTGCCGATGTCACTGGGGGTGGTGGCTATGATGCTATTGGGCTATCCGTTTTTGGCATCGGTTTTGGTGGCATCATGCTTTGCGTCTCATACCCTGCTGGCATTGCCGATTGTGAGTAAGTTAGGAGTGATGCGATCGCCCTCAGTTACGGTGACCCTGGGGGGAACATTGATTACCAATGTCCTCGCCTTACTTGTGTTAGCAGTAGTAGTAAAAGCACATCAAGGCAATTTATCGTTGGAGTTTTGGTTATTTCTTATTCCCTCGCTAGCCCTTTATACCGTTGGCACCTTATGGGGAGTGCCTAGACTGGGACGTTGGTTTTTTCGTCGCTTTGGGCATGATGAAGGGGCAGAATTTACATTTGTCGTTGCTACATTGTTTGTGGTGTCTTATCTGGCAAAGCTGATTGAAATTGAACCGATTATTGGTGCCTTTTTAGCGGGTATTGCCATTACTCAGTTGATTCCACAATTGAGTCCATTAATGAATCGGATCCAATTTATTGGCAATACACTATTTGTTCCGTTTTTCTTGATTTCAGTTGGGATGCTGGTGAATCCGCTAATTTTGTTCCAAGAACCTAAATCACTGCTGGTGGCAGTTGTGATGGTAAGCGTTGCACTCGCTGCCAAATTCCTACCTGCTTGGGGATCTGGCAAACTGTTTCGATTTGATTTTTCCAATATTATGGTGATGTTTGGGTTATCAGTTGCCCAGGCTGCTTCAACGCTGGCAGCAATTACTGTTGCCTACAAAATCAAGCTAGTTGATCAACTCACAGTCAATGGCACGATCGCCATGATTTTAGTGACTTGTATTGCCTCTCCCTGGATTACAGACCGCTGGGGGCGAAGTATGAAGTCAAGCAGTGCCACTGCCCACCAGCCCCAATTGGCAGATAGCCCACGACAATCACCGCTCCGGTATCGTATCCTCGTGCCTGTTGCCAATCCCAGCACCGAAGATAACCTGCTGCAACTGGCATTAATTCTGGCAAAAAGTAGTAATGGCACGCTGCTGCCTCTACATATTTTAACTGATACATATGGCCCAATTTCAGTCGAGGCGAAACTAGAACAAGAGCGCTTATTAGCAACTGCTGAAACCATTGCCCATGCCGCTGTAACTGATGTGGAAGCGATTGGACGAGTAGATGACTCGATTGACAAAGGTATCTTGCGGACTGCTCAAGAGCGTCATGCAAATCTAATCATTTGTGGCTGGAAGGGTTACTCAACCTATCGGGATAATTTCTTTGGCAGTGTGATTGATAATGTTGCCCGTCGCACGCCTGTTCCTATGTTAATTACTCGCTTTATGCAGCCGATTGAGTCTACGCAGCGGGTATTTCTGGCTATTTCTGAAGGTGAAACACTGGCTGCCAGTTTCCAGCAAACACTGGTTTTAACTCAAACATTAGCAACTGAACTAAAAGCAAAACTACAAATTCTTCAAGTGGTTACCAATCCGCGATCGCTGCATTCTCAAGAAATCCCTGGTTTGGATGCTGATATTCCTGTGCAGCGAGTACAAGGGAATTTTGTGAATCAGGTATCCCGGATTTTGGAAAGGGATGATCTACTGGTTTTGACTCACAATGCTCATCCAGAGCTGATCGGTATCCCGACTTTAGGCGTTGAACCAGAGGCGATCGCTCGGCAACACCCCGATGTTTCGATCATCATCGCCCATTTTCCTCGGCAGGGCTAG